In Marinomonas posidonica IVIA-Po-181, a single window of DNA contains:
- a CDS encoding MFS transporter, translating into MRTSGILLLIAYLGFISLGLPDAAHGINWPFVRAAFHVPTGWLGLVIAGGGVGYLISSFSVGWLLSRLGVGWLLVMSSGFVSFGLFGFYISTSFTIFVLYAMVIGVGSGAIDAGLNAYAAEHFSTKHMNWLHAAFGVGATAGPIIVTSVLLHFSQHWRLAYAVIGSILLLMTLVFFFSRDLWRSDQHAPKASLEEVKDDDLNITQWQALKHPVVRFQIAFFLLYTGIEVGVGQWAFTLMTETRGISIANAGTWVAVYWGALAFGRAIFGFLVEKFSVDRLLSLCLVGLVLGALSFTNSMHAYFSYLGLALMGFCAAPIFPCMISQTVVRVGKRMATYVIGFQMSAAVTGAMSLPFLSGLIGEQFGLTFVSVSFLVYAVALLIFFMMIIKRAN; encoded by the coding sequence ATGCGTACCTCTGGCATTCTGTTATTGATTGCTTATTTAGGCTTTATTAGTCTCGGTTTGCCAGATGCGGCACACGGTATTAACTGGCCGTTTGTCAGAGCGGCGTTTCATGTTCCAACGGGTTGGCTGGGGCTGGTGATTGCAGGCGGCGGGGTTGGTTATTTAATTTCAAGCTTTTCGGTCGGTTGGCTATTGTCTCGACTGGGCGTGGGCTGGCTTCTTGTGATGAGCAGTGGCTTCGTGAGTTTTGGCTTATTTGGTTTTTACATAAGCACAAGTTTTACGATTTTCGTCTTGTATGCCATGGTGATCGGAGTGGGGTCCGGAGCGATTGATGCCGGTCTCAATGCTTATGCCGCCGAGCATTTTTCCACCAAGCATATGAACTGGTTGCATGCGGCGTTTGGGGTTGGTGCAACGGCGGGCCCCATTATTGTGACCAGTGTATTGTTGCATTTTTCACAGCATTGGCGACTGGCTTATGCGGTTATTGGCAGTATTCTGTTGCTGATGACCTTGGTCTTTTTCTTTAGCCGTGATTTATGGCGAAGTGATCAGCATGCACCTAAAGCCTCACTAGAAGAAGTCAAAGACGATGATTTAAACATCACTCAATGGCAAGCTCTGAAACATCCAGTGGTTCGTTTTCAAATAGCCTTTTTCTTACTTTATACTGGCATTGAGGTTGGGGTGGGACAATGGGCATTTACTCTAATGACAGAAACGAGAGGCATTTCAATAGCCAATGCCGGCACTTGGGTAGCTGTGTACTGGGGAGCGTTAGCGTTTGGTCGAGCGATTTTTGGTTTTCTAGTCGAAAAGTTTTCAGTCGATCGTTTATTGAGTTTGTGTTTGGTCGGTTTGGTGTTGGGTGCTTTGTCGTTTACCAACAGCATGCATGCCTACTTCAGCTATCTTGGATTGGCATTAATGGGCTTTTGTGCCGCCCCTATTTTCCCTTGTATGATTTCTCAAACCGTGGTTCGCGTCGGTAAAAGAATGGCGACTTATGTGATTGGTTTTCAAATGAGTGCCGCCGTCACTGGTGCGATGAGCTTGCCATTTTTAAGTGGTTTAATCGGTGAGCAGTTTGGTTTGACGTTTGTCAGTGTGAGCTTTTTAGTTTATGCCGTGGCGTTACTGATCTTCTTTATGATGATTATCAAACGAGCGAACTGA
- a CDS encoding MFS transporter has protein sequence MNQDLPALFKQSNFRHYWIGQIASSFAFQMLSVGIGWQMYDLTDSPLALGLVGLCQFLPQLLLTLVVGHVADRYNRRLICVFTRLTMAFTVAILVYGNFTNTVSANMIYACAMLLGTARAFELPANQAILPNLVPSEQLSRAVSAMASAREISVIAGPALGGVIYLLGPTTLFATSMSCFLISCVILSFLRYNFTVKHKTPASLEHLLGGLMFIKGNKVILGSVSLDMFAVLLGGATALLPIVAKDILETGPWGLGLLRCSPALGALLMSIYLARHPLTHSVGKIMFAAVAIFGVATILFGLSDQLILSMFALVLLGASDMISVVIRSTLVQLETPDEMRGRVSAANSIFIGSSNQLGEFESGVTAAWFGVVPAIIVGGVGTLAVVGIWMYLFPTLVQRNTLEEEAK, from the coding sequence TTGAACCAAGACCTACCTGCCCTCTTCAAGCAAAGCAATTTCCGACATTACTGGATTGGCCAGATTGCCTCCTCGTTTGCCTTTCAAATGCTCAGCGTGGGTATTGGTTGGCAAATGTACGATTTAACAGACAGCCCCTTAGCCCTTGGACTTGTGGGTTTATGTCAATTTTTACCGCAACTTTTATTAACCTTGGTGGTAGGCCATGTGGCTGATCGCTACAATCGCCGCCTCATTTGCGTGTTTACGCGCTTAACCATGGCATTCACTGTGGCGATTTTGGTCTATGGCAATTTTACCAATACGGTGTCCGCCAACATGATTTATGCTTGCGCCATGTTACTCGGCACAGCAAGGGCATTTGAACTGCCAGCCAATCAGGCCATTCTGCCGAACCTGGTGCCCAGTGAACAACTTTCCCGTGCCGTCAGTGCCATGGCATCTGCCCGTGAAATATCCGTCATTGCCGGTCCAGCTCTTGGTGGCGTCATCTATTTGTTAGGGCCGACCACCTTATTTGCGACCAGCATGAGCTGCTTTCTTATTTCCTGTGTCATCCTGTCCTTCTTACGCTACAACTTTACTGTCAAACATAAGACGCCTGCTAGCTTAGAACACCTACTCGGAGGCTTGATGTTTATTAAAGGTAATAAAGTCATTCTGGGCTCCGTATCTTTAGACATGTTCGCCGTATTGTTAGGAGGCGCGACCGCACTCTTACCGATTGTCGCAAAAGACATACTAGAAACCGGACCATGGGGACTTGGTCTACTACGTTGTTCGCCTGCGCTGGGTGCGTTGCTCATGTCCATTTACTTGGCCAGACATCCGTTAACCCATAGTGTTGGCAAGATAATGTTTGCTGCCGTCGCAATATTTGGTGTAGCGACCATTTTATTTGGCCTTTCGGATCAACTCATCCTTTCCATGTTCGCACTAGTGTTACTCGGTGCTTCCGATATGATCAGCGTGGTTATTCGCTCAACGCTGGTGCAATTAGAGACACCAGACGAAATGAGAGGACGAGTCAGCGCCGCCAACTCTATCTTTATTGGCAGCTCAAACCAACTTGGTGAGTTTGAATCTGGCGTCACCGCCGCTTGGTTTGGCGTCGTTCCTGCCATTATTGTAGGAGGTGTCGGCACTCTGGCCGTCGTCGGCATCTGGATGTATTTGTTCCCCACACTCGTGCAAAGAAATACATTGGAAGAAGAGGCTAAATAA